In the genome of Deinococcus multiflagellatus, the window GGCTGCTGCTCAGCGGCGCCCATGCCCTGCGCACGGGCGAAATACTGGTGGACGTGGGCGAGCACCGCGCGGCGCTGCTGGCGGTGAAAACGGGCGAGCTGACCTGGGCCGAGGCCGACCGCTGGCGGGCGCAGTTGCAGCGAGACTTTGAGCACGCGGCGGCGCACACTGGCCTGCCCGACCGCCCGGACTTTGCGGCGGTGGAGGCGTGGCTGGTGGATGCGCGGCGGGCAGCGCTGGACTGGTAGGCCAGATCGCGTGCCTCGGCGTGACGCATGGCCGATGTCTCTCCTCGTTGGTGCCCGGTAGGGTAGCGGGCAGTGATGCCCCATGCGAATCAAATACCCCTCCACCCCCCACCTGCCCTGGTCACCCGGGCTGCACAACGACGACCGCCGCATTCCTGACCTCAGCGGCTTCAGCGGCCACGAGGTCGTGGTCACCGAAAAACTGGACGGCGAGAACACCAGCCTCTACCGCGAAGACCTGCACGCACGCAGCCTGGACACCCGCCCCCACCCCTCGCGCACCTGGGTCAAGGCCGAGCGGGGCCGCTTTGGTCACGAGATTCCACCGGGCTGGCGCCTGTGTGGCGAGAATGTGTACGCCGTGCACAGCCTGCGCTACGCCGATCTGGAAGGCTACTTTTACCTGTTTTCCGTGTGGGACGAGCACAACGTGTCGCGCCCCTGGGACGAGGTGCGGGCCTGGGCCCAGCAGGTGGGGGTGCCCACGCCGTGCGAACTGTACCGGGGCCCCTGGGACGAGGCCGCCCTGCGCGCCCTGCCGGTGGACCCAGGGCAGATGGAAGGCTACGTGGTGCGCGTGACCGGCGAGATTCCGTATGCCGACTTTGGGCGCCGCGTGGCCAAATGGGTGCGCCGGGGGCACGTGCAAACAGACGCCCACTGGCTCAGTAAGCCCGTGGAGGCCAACGGCCTGAAGGAGAAGCCATGAACAACGCCGCCCGCGTGAAGATGGCGCAGGAGACGCTGGCCCTGCTGGACGGGGGCGGCTACGCGCTGAACGGCCAGCGGGTTCACCTGCCCGACCCAACCCCCATGCTGGCCGGCACCCGTCTGTTCACGCCCGCTGAGGCGCCCACGCTGCTGGCCGCGCTACACGGGGCCTGCGACCGCTGGGCCACCCGCACCGAGGTTACCCCCGAAACCACCTTTGCGGCGGCGCGGCGCCTGCGGGCCAGCGGCCCCGAAGTCCTGGCGCTGAACTTTGCCTCCGCGCGCAACCCGGGCGGCGGGTTCCTGAAGGGCAGCCTCTCGCAGGAGGAGGACCTGTGCCGGTGCAGCGGGCTGTACCGGTCGCTGACCGCGCCGCCAGTGTGGGGGTATTACGCCGCCAACCGTGCGGAACCTTCCGCGCTGTACACCGACCACCTGATTTACAGCCCGCAGGTGCCGGTGTTCCGCGATGACCACGGCGCGCTGCTGGCCCAGCCGGTCACGGTGAACGTGCTGACTGCACCCGCCCCCAATGCCGGCGCGGTGGCCCAGAACGAGCCGGCGCGCCGGGCCGAGGTCCTGCCCGCCTTGCGCCGCCGCGCCGCGCTGGTGCTGGGGGCCGCCGTCCTGACCGGGCAGACCCGACTGGTGCTGGGGGCCTGGGGCTGCGGCGTGTTTCAGAATGATCCGCTTCAGGTGGCGACTGCCTTCCGCGACCTGCTGGCGCACGAGGCCCGGGGCGTGTTTGAACAGGTGACGTTCGCGGTTTACGACCGGCAGCCGGGCCAGCCGGTGCTGGGCGCCTTTCAGGCCGTCCTGGGGACCCCATGAGCCCCCCGGCCGTTCCCGACGTGCTGGCCCTGCTGGCGGAGGGCCGGCCGCTGACCTTCGAGACCATCAGCGCGGCCTTCACCCCCTTTGTGCCGCTGCTGGCCCGCCTACCCGACACCCCGCAGGACCCCCAGTGGCACGCCGAGGGCTCCGTGGCCGCCCACAGCGCCCTGGTGGTGGCCCACGCGCACGCCCTGGCGGATGAAGCGGGACTGGGGGGCGAGGACCGCGCCGCGCTGCTGCTGGCCGCCGCCCTGCACGACCTGGGCAAGGCGCGCACCACCCGCGAGGAGCCCGATGAAACGGGGGCCCTGCGCATCCGCTCGCGGCAGCACGCCCGGCGGGGGCGCGACGAACTGGCCTTCCGGCTGCTGGACGCGGGCCTGCGCCGGGGGCTGCTGCTGAAAGTCCTGGCCCTGGTGGCCGAACACCACAGCCTCCACCGCGCCCTGGACGGCGACTGGTCGCGGGGCGTGCCGGCCCTGGCCCGGCGGGCGCCGCTGCCCCTGCTGACCCGGCTGGCCCGCGCCGACGCCCGGGGCCGCGTGGTCCTGAGTGGGGACGCGGCGCGCGGCAAGGACACCGCCGACCTGCTGGAACTGGCCGCGCAGGACCTGGGGGTGTGGGCGGGGGGCGACCCCTACGCCGCCTTCCGGGCCGAGGTGGCGGCGCTGCTGCCCGGGGCCAGCCCGGACCTGCAGGCGCTGGCCGCAGGGCGCGGCCTACAGGACTGGGAGGCGGGCCGCATTCACACCCCCCACGAGGCGGCGGCCCGCGTGCAGGAGGCCGCCCGGCACGGCTTTCCTCGCCTGACCGTGCTGTGCGGCCCCAGTGGCAGCGGCAAATCCACCCTGGCCGCAGAATTTCCAGACGCCGAGGTGATCAGTCTGGACGACCTACGCGCACAGTTGGGCGGGGGCCGCCACGGCGCGAAGCACGGCGCCTGGGTGGGTGGGCAGGTCATGCAGGCCGCCCGCGAAGCGCTGCGGGCCGGGCTGCGCCGGGGGGCCCATGTGGTCTGGGACGCCACCAGCCTGCGGCGCAGTGGCCGCGCGCAGGTGCTGGGCCTGGGCCGCGATTACGGCGCCCTGACCCGGATTGTGGTGGCCTGGACCCCGCCCGCCCTGGCCGCCGCGCGCAACCGCGCCCGCCCCCAGCCGGTGCCCGCCGCCGTGCTGGCCGACCAGTTCCGGGCCCTGGACTTCCCCGAGGTGACCGAAGCCCACGAGGTGATCCTGCGCGGGCCAGAGGAGGACACATGGACCCTGTGACTTTTCCGCCCCAGCTGGCCGCCGCCGCCGCCGACCACCCCTGGCCGCTGGTTTTTGCCACCGTCAGTGGCGCGCACCTGTACGGTTTTCCCAGCCCCGACAGCGACTGGGACCTGCGCGGCGTGCATGTGCTGCCCCTGCGTGAGGTGTTGGGCCTGGACGAAGGCGCGGGCACCCACGAGCTGGAACAGAACGACGGCGCGGTCGAACTCGATCTGGTTACGCATGACGCCCGCAAGTTCGCGGCGCTCCTCCTGAAGCGCAACGGGTATGTCCTGGAACAGCTGCTCTCGCCGCTGGTGGTGCACACCTCGCCCGCGCACGCGGCGCTGGTGGACCTGGCCCCGGGCGTGCTGACCCGGCACCACGCGCACCACTACCTGGGCTTTACCGCCAACCAGTGGAAGTTGCTGGAAAAGGAAAGCGTGCCGCGCTTCAAACCGCTGCTGTACGCCTTTCGCACGGTGCTGACCGGCCTGCACCTGCTGAACATGGGCGAGGTCCAGGCGAATCTGGAGGTGCTGAACGCTGAGGCCCGGCTGCCCTTCCTGACCGACTTGATGGCCCTAAAGCGGGAGGGGCGTGAGGCCGAACCGCTGCCCGGCGACCTGTCCTTTTACCGCGCCCAGCACGCCCGGCTGGTGGGCGCCCTGGAGGACGCGCAGGCCACGACCCGTCTGCCTGCTGCGGTGCCCGAAGAGGTGCGCCGCGCCGTCAGCGACTGGGTGGTGGCCGTGCGCCTGGGGGAGTTGCCATGTTCCTGAACGTCGTGGATGTGGAAGCCACCTGCTGGGACGGACCCCCGCCCCCCGGGCAGGTGAGCGAGATCATTGAAATCGGCCTGTGCGTGCTGGACCTCTCCACCCTGGAACGAACAGAGCGCCGCGCCCTCTTCGTGCGTCCAGAGCGTTCAGAAATCAGCGCCTTCTGCACGGAACTCACGGGCCTGCGCGCGCAGGATGTGGCGGACGGCCTGAGCTTTCGGGACGCCTGCACTGTTCTGCGGCGCGAGTTCCACGCCGATTCGCGCCCCTGGGCCAGCTGGGGCGACTATGACCGCAAGCAGGTTCAGGCGCAGTGTGCGGCAGCCGGCATCCCGTCCCCCTTCAGTGTCCGGCACATCAACGCCAAGAAGGTGTTCACCGAGGCCCACGGCCTGAACAAGCGCCCCGGCATGGCGCAGGCGCTGGCCCACGCGGGTCTGCCCCTGGAAGGCCGCCACCACCGGGGCGTGGACGACGCGTGGAATATCGCGGCGTTGGTGGCGGGGCTGGTGCGCGCGGGGGGGTGGCCGGGGTCAGGGTCTGAAGGGGTTTGGGCTTCGGGCTGACCCCTCCGCCCCTTCGGGGCACCTGCCCTTGAGGGGAGGCTGAATCAGGCTTCTGGTCGGACTGTTCGGCGTTGGCTCCCCTCCCAGGGGAGCTGGCCGCGCAGCGGTCTGAGGGTTAGGGACAGGGAAGACCCCGCCACCTCTGGACGGTCCGCTGCCCCTGCCGTCAAGGGCCCGGCTTACCTCGTTTCTTCTGGCTTCACGCTAGCCTCATGGGTGTGACCCCGGCCGCCGCCCCCCCCTCTGGTTCGTGGCTGGTGGCCGTGAACCTGCCGGTGGTGGCCTGCGATTTTGCGCCCCTGCACGGCTTTCAGGGCCCAGCGCCGCTGGGCTGCCGGGTGCTGGTGCCCTGGCGCGGCGACCTGATCGTGGGGCTGGTGGTGGGCGCGGGGGACGGCCGGGGCGCCCACCGCCTGCGCGAGGTGGTGCATATGCTGGACGACCCCGGGCGGCCCTGGGTGGCGCCCGCCACCGTGCAGGGCATTGGCGAATGGGGCCGCGACGCCCGGCTGCCAGCGGGCCTGATCTGGGGCGACCTGCTGGGCGTGGGCTGGGCCGCCGCCTACGTGCATCTGGTGCGCGCGGTGGACGACGCCGACCTGAGCCCCTTTGCCCGCAAGGTGCCCGGCGCCCGCTGGACCGACGCCGAGCACTTTCCGCCCGCGCTGCTGGACGCCATCCGCGAACAGGGGCTGCTGGAAGAACGCTTTACGCCGCAGCCACGCCTGAAAACCGTGGTGCAGGCCCGCGCGCTGGCCGAGGTGCCGCCCGCCTCGCGGCTGGTGACGCTGGTTCAGGCGGTGGCCCCGCCGCCCGCGTCCCTGACCCCCAAGCAGGCCCAGGCCTGCGCGTGGCTGCGCGAGCACGGCCCCGCCGACACCCTGAGCGCCTGGGCCAGGGGCGCAGGGCTTAGCAACAGCGTGGTCACGGCGGCCCTGAACGCGGGGGGCGCCGCCTACGTGCGTGCCGAGGCCCCGCCGCCCGAGGCCTGGACATGGCTGCACGAGCGGGGGGCCGCAGAGTCCTACGCCGCCTGGGCCAATGGCGCCAGCGCCGACGGCATTCCCCTCAGCCCCACCCAGGCCGGCACCCTGGCCCTGCGCGGCTGGGCCGACACGCTGGAGGTGCCGGCCCCGCCCCCGCCGCTGCCTGAAGCTGTGCCCCAGGCTGCCTTCCCGGCAGGGTTGCCAGACCGCCTGCCCCACGCCCCGGTCTGGCGCCTGCACGGTGGACGGCTGGGCGCGCGCTGCGCGGCACTGTCGCCCCGGGTGGCCGCGCTGCTGGCACAGGGCCAGAGCGTACTGGTGCTGGCCCCGGATCACACCACGCTGCGCCGCGCCTGGGACGGACTCTCGGGGCTGGCGGCCCACGCGGGCACGCGCGCCGTGCAGGTCAGCGGCGCCCTGTCGGACGTGCAGCGCGAGCACACCTGGGCCCTGATTCAGGGTGGGGAAGCCCGGCTGGTCATTGGCAGCGCCCACGCCCTGGGGGCGCCCCTGCCGGCCCTGGGCCTGTTGATCGTGCTGGAAGAAGCCAGCGACGCCCACAAGCTCCTGAGTGGCAGCCGCGCCTTCGTACCAGACCTCGCCGCGCGGGTGGCCGCCGCCCACGGGGCGCAGCTGGCCTACGTGGGGTCGGCCCCCGCCGCCGAAAGTGTGCCGCACCCCGGCGCGGTGCTGCCGCCCCCGCGCGCCCGCGTGCATGTGGTGGACTACGCCAACCCCCCCGAACAGCCGGAACTGGGCCCGCTGTCCGGCGTGCACCTGAAGATGGGCGGCCTGGGCTATCCCCTCAGCCACGACCTGGCCCGCGTGCTGCGGCAGGTGCAGGAGCGCGGGCGGCAGGCGGCCCTGCTGGCCCCCCGGCGCGGCTACAGCGCCCTGCTGCGCTGCCCGGGTTGCGAGCATGTGCCCCAGTGCCGCCACTGCGACGTGCCGCTGCGCTTTCACCAGCAGACCCGGCAACTCACCTGCCACCAGTGCGGCTACCACCAGCCGCCCCCCGACCGCTGCGACGAGTGCGGCGAGCGCATGTGGCAGGCGCGCGGCCCCGGCACCGAATGGATTGCCCAGGAGGTCGCCAGGCTGCTGCCCGGCTTTCCGGTCTACCGCTACGACAAGGACCAGCAGGACGACCTCTCGCCCCTGATGAACGGCGAGAGCGGCGTGGTGGTGGGCACCCAACTGCTGCTCTCGCACGACGCGCCGCCGGACCTCGCCCTGATCGGGGTCACCCTGGCCGATACGTGGCTGAATGTCAGCGACTTCCGCGCCAGCGAGCGCTACCACCGCCTGCTGCGCCAGCTGACCGAATGGCACCCCACCCGCGCGCCCATGCTGGTGGTGCAGACCTTCCAGGCCGACCACCCCGCCCTGAAGGTGCTCCTTGACGGCCAGGGCGTGCTGGCCTACCCCGCCGCCGAGGAACGCGCCCGCGCCGCGCTGGGCTACCCGCCCCACGCCCGCCTCGCCCAGATTGAGGTGAGCGCCCGCGAAGCGGCCAGGGCCCAGGCCGCCGCCCAGGACCTCGCCGCCGCCCTGCACGGAGCCGGCGCCACCGCCCAGGAGGTGCTGGGCCCCGCCCCCAGCCCGGTGGCGCGGCTGCGCGGTGTGTACCCCTACCACCTGTTCCTGCGCGCCCGCACCGAGGCCCGCCTGGGCGAACTGCTGCGCGTGCTGGATTCCCGCACCTGGAAAGCGCGCGTGCGGGTGGATGTGAACCCCCGGGGTGGCCTGTAAGCCGGTCTGCCGCCGACACCTCTCACCCGGAACAGGGTTGAGGGGGTCAACGCCACGCCCAAAAGCCCGTTTCTGCTCGGATGGAGCCGCAGATAGGATCGGAGGGTGGTGAAAATGCCTTGCTGCTCGCCTGATCGCTTGCTCTGTCCCCATCTCCCCTTGTGGGAGAGGGAGGGAGGAGCGGAGCGACGGAAGGGTGAGGGGGCCACCGCGTGACTCGGACGGGTGTGGCATCCATTCAGTCCCGTCTGACAGGAGTTCGGCTCCTGCTCAAGCGAAGTGGGCAGGCCGCAAGCGAAACGTGGTCTTGGCCGCTGAGCACGCTCCCCCTCTCAGCCTCCCCCGCAAGGGGCGAGGGGCAAGAACAGCGTGGTCGTCGCGCCACTCTCTGCGCATTGCTCACCAGTCCCAACCGTTGACCAACGGCCCTTCCCTTAAGCCCAGCTGACCAGCCAGTCAGACTGGCGTCAAGCGGCGGCGTCAGTCTGCCCCTCATGAAAGTGTTCAAATTTTCCATTTCGCTGCTGCTGGCCCAGGCTGGAAGCGCTACCGCCGCGCCGCAACTCAGTGCCCAGAGCATCATCGTGAACCCGGCGCCGAGCGGTCTGCAGGTGAGCGTGCGCACCAACCGCGACCAGTCCGGCAACGGCACGCCCCAGTACCGCCCCGGCGACCAGCTGGAGTTCTACACCCGCGTGAACAAAAGCGCCTACGTGTACCTCTTCAACATTGACCCCCAGGGCCGGGTGAACCTGCTGGCGTCCAATGGCCTGCAGGCGAAGGGCAATTTCGTGAAGGCCAACACCACCCGCGTCTTTCCGCGCAAGGGCGACCGCTCCACCTTCCCGCTGACCCTGCCGCAGGGCCTGAACCGCGTGCTGGCGGTGGCCAGCCCCAAGCCGCTGAGCCTGGAGCAGATCGCGCAGGTGAAAGACACCCAGGGCGGCGCCGTGCCCCTGACCGTGACGGGGCAGCAGGGCCTGGCCCAGGCGCTGAGCATCGTGGTGACCCCGGTGCAGGGCTGGACCAGCGACGTGGCCCAGTATGAGGTGACCCGCCGCGCCCTGGGCACCCTGCCCGTGCTGGACCCCGCCGCGCGGCAGGCCCAGGTGCGCTTTACCAAGGACGCGCGCCTGAGCGAAATCTACGTGGCCTACGCTGATCGCCTGCGCGCGGCGGGTTACCGCCCCGTGAAGGCCCAGTACGGCGAGCACCGGGCCAGCGGCACCTTCGTGTCGGGGAGCCGCCAGCTCACGCTGGACGTGCGCAAGTCGGGCCAGCGCTTTGATGTGAAGCTGGTGCGCAAGTAAGGCGGGACTCACTTGATTGCACACCAGGCCGCGCCACGCGGTGGCCCCCTCACCCTTCCGTCGCTGCGCTCCTCCTTCCCTCTCCCACCAGGGGAGAGGGGGACACAGCAAGCGATCAGGTGAGCAGCAAGGCATTTGCAGCCCGGATAAGGGCAGCTTGATCAGACTGGCCCCTTCCATGCGAAGGGGCCGGTGTGCCTTAGCCCTCCAGCCACACCCGCAGCCGGGCCGGGCCGCGCAGGCC includes:
- the priA gene encoding replication restart helicase PriA, encoding MGVTPAAAPPSGSWLVAVNLPVVACDFAPLHGFQGPAPLGCRVLVPWRGDLIVGLVVGAGDGRGAHRLREVVHMLDDPGRPWVAPATVQGIGEWGRDARLPAGLIWGDLLGVGWAAAYVHLVRAVDDADLSPFARKVPGARWTDAEHFPPALLDAIREQGLLEERFTPQPRLKTVVQARALAEVPPASRLVTLVQAVAPPPASLTPKQAQACAWLREHGPADTLSAWARGAGLSNSVVTAALNAGGAAYVRAEAPPPEAWTWLHERGAAESYAAWANGASADGIPLSPTQAGTLALRGWADTLEVPAPPPPLPEAVPQAAFPAGLPDRLPHAPVWRLHGGRLGARCAALSPRVAALLAQGQSVLVLAPDHTTLRRAWDGLSGLAAHAGTRAVQVSGALSDVQREHTWALIQGGEARLVIGSAHALGAPLPALGLLIVLEEASDAHKLLSGSRAFVPDLAARVAAAHGAQLAYVGSAPAAESVPHPGAVLPPPRARVHVVDYANPPEQPELGPLSGVHLKMGGLGYPLSHDLARVLRQVQERGRQAALLAPRRGYSALLRCPGCEHVPQCRHCDVPLRFHQQTRQLTCHQCGYHQPPPDRCDECGERMWQARGPGTEWIAQEVARLLPGFPVYRYDKDQQDDLSPLMNGESGVVVGTQLLLSHDAPPDLALIGVTLADTWLNVSDFRASERYHRLLRQLTEWHPTRAPMLVVQTFQADHPALKVLLDGQGVLAYPAAEERARAALGYPPHARLAQIEVSAREAARAQAAAQDLAAALHGAGATAQEVLGPAPSPVARLRGVYPYHLFLRARTEARLGELLRVLDSRTWKARVRVDVNPRGGL
- a CDS encoding AAA family ATPase — encoded protein: MSPPAVPDVLALLAEGRPLTFETISAAFTPFVPLLARLPDTPQDPQWHAEGSVAAHSALVVAHAHALADEAGLGGEDRAALLLAAALHDLGKARTTREEPDETGALRIRSRQHARRGRDELAFRLLDAGLRRGLLLKVLALVAEHHSLHRALDGDWSRGVPALARRAPLPLLTRLARADARGRVVLSGDAARGKDTADLLELAAQDLGVWAGGDPYAAFRAEVAALLPGASPDLQALAAGRGLQDWEAGRIHTPHEAAARVQEAARHGFPRLTVLCGPSGSGKSTLAAEFPDAEVISLDDLRAQLGGGRHGAKHGAWVGGQVMQAAREALRAGLRRGAHVVWDATSLRRSGRAQVLGLGRDYGALTRIVVAWTPPALAAARNRARPQPVPAAVLADQFRALDFPEVTEAHEVILRGPEEDTWTL
- a CDS encoding RNA ligase family protein — protein: MRIKYPSTPHLPWSPGLHNDDRRIPDLSGFSGHEVVVTEKLDGENTSLYREDLHARSLDTRPHPSRTWVKAERGRFGHEIPPGWRLCGENVYAVHSLRYADLEGYFYLFSVWDEHNVSRPWDEVRAWAQQVGVPTPCELYRGPWDEAALRALPVDPGQMEGYVVRVTGEIPYADFGRRVAKWVRRGHVQTDAHWLSKPVEANGLKEKP
- a CDS encoding DUF4384 domain-containing protein — translated: MKVFKFSISLLLAQAGSATAAPQLSAQSIIVNPAPSGLQVSVRTNRDQSGNGTPQYRPGDQLEFYTRVNKSAYVYLFNIDPQGRVNLLASNGLQAKGNFVKANTTRVFPRKGDRSTFPLTLPQGLNRVLAVASPKPLSLEQIAQVKDTQGGAVPLTVTGQQGLAQALSIVVTPVQGWTSDVAQYEVTRRALGTLPVLDPAARQAQVRFTKDARLSEIYVAYADRLRAAGYRPVKAQYGEHRASGTFVSGSRQLTLDVRKSGQRFDVKLVRK
- a CDS encoding nucleotidyltransferase domain-containing protein; amino-acid sequence: MDPVTFPPQLAAAAADHPWPLVFATVSGAHLYGFPSPDSDWDLRGVHVLPLREVLGLDEGAGTHELEQNDGAVELDLVTHDARKFAALLLKRNGYVLEQLLSPLVVHTSPAHAALVDLAPGVLTRHHAHHYLGFTANQWKLLEKESVPRFKPLLYAFRTVLTGLHLLNMGEVQANLEVLNAEARLPFLTDLMALKREGREAEPLPGDLSFYRAQHARLVGALEDAQATTRLPAAVPEEVRRAVSDWVVAVRLGELPCS
- a CDS encoding TIGR02452 family protein; this encodes MNNAARVKMAQETLALLDGGGYALNGQRVHLPDPTPMLAGTRLFTPAEAPTLLAALHGACDRWATRTEVTPETTFAAARRLRASGPEVLALNFASARNPGGGFLKGSLSQEEDLCRCSGLYRSLTAPPVWGYYAANRAEPSALYTDHLIYSPQVPVFRDDHGALLAQPVTVNVLTAPAPNAGAVAQNEPARRAEVLPALRRRAALVLGAAVLTGQTRLVLGAWGCGVFQNDPLQVATAFRDLLAHEARGVFEQVTFAVYDRQPGQPVLGAFQAVLGTP
- a CDS encoding 3'-5' exonuclease, yielding MFLNVVDVEATCWDGPPPPGQVSEIIEIGLCVLDLSTLERTERRALFVRPERSEISAFCTELTGLRAQDVADGLSFRDACTVLRREFHADSRPWASWGDYDRKQVQAQCAAAGIPSPFSVRHINAKKVFTEAHGLNKRPGMAQALAHAGLPLEGRHHRGVDDAWNIAALVAGLVRAGGWPGSGSEGVWASG